From Rhizobium favelukesii, the proteins below share one genomic window:
- the gndA gene encoding NADP-dependent phosphogluconate dehydrogenase, with protein MTHRRCIVEKAEIGLIGLAVMGSNLALNIAEKGNKIAVFNRTPEKTDEFYESAGELKKQIIPCKTIEEFVDAIRPPRPIIIMIKAGEAVDQQMEALRPHLSKGDIMIDAGNANFRDTIARFDRLKNTDLTFIGMGVSGGEEGARHGPSIMVGGTEDSWKRVEKVLTSIAAKYNDDPCVAWLGNDGAGHFVKTIHNGIEYADMQMIAEIYGILRDGLGKSANDISGIFGEWNKGRLNSYLIEISEKVLAATDPVSGGSMVDMILDKAGQKGTGKWSAIEAQNMGIPATAIEAAVAARSLSSMKTEREAAEKIFGKQEYKFPIAYGPELNKDLELALFAAKIGAYAQGFAVMAEASREFNWSLPMPVIAKIWRAGCIIRSQFLDEITSAFTKAPDAANLIVTPAFSEMVEESLPALRRVVGAALQAGLPVPALTSALTYFDAYRQGRGTANLIQAQRDFFGAHGFDRLDGKDFHHGPWGSGAATF; from the coding sequence ATGACTCATCGGAGGTGTATCGTGGAAAAGGCAGAAATCGGGCTGATCGGCCTTGCCGTTATGGGTTCCAACCTGGCGCTCAACATTGCGGAAAAAGGCAACAAGATTGCCGTCTTCAACCGCACGCCTGAGAAAACGGATGAATTCTACGAAAGCGCCGGCGAGCTCAAAAAGCAGATCATTCCCTGCAAGACGATCGAAGAATTCGTCGACGCGATCCGCCCGCCACGCCCGATCATCATCATGATCAAAGCCGGCGAGGCCGTCGATCAGCAGATGGAAGCGCTGCGCCCGCATCTCTCCAAGGGCGACATCATGATCGATGCCGGTAATGCGAACTTCCGCGACACCATCGCACGTTTCGACCGCCTGAAGAACACCGATCTGACCTTCATCGGCATGGGTGTGTCGGGTGGCGAGGAAGGGGCACGCCATGGTCCTTCGATCATGGTCGGCGGCACCGAAGACTCCTGGAAGCGCGTCGAGAAGGTTCTGACCTCGATCGCTGCCAAGTACAACGACGACCCTTGCGTTGCCTGGCTCGGCAATGACGGCGCCGGCCATTTCGTCAAGACGATCCACAACGGCATCGAATATGCCGACATGCAGATGATCGCCGAAATCTACGGCATCCTGCGCGACGGTCTCGGCAAGAGCGCCAACGACATCAGCGGCATCTTCGGCGAATGGAACAAGGGCCGCCTGAACTCCTATCTTATCGAAATCTCCGAGAAGGTGCTGGCCGCGACCGATCCGGTTTCCGGCGGTTCGATGGTCGACATGATTCTCGACAAGGCTGGCCAGAAGGGCACCGGCAAGTGGTCGGCGATCGAAGCCCAGAACATGGGCATTCCGGCAACCGCGATCGAGGCCGCCGTCGCCGCTCGCAGCCTGTCGTCGATGAAGACTGAGCGCGAAGCCGCCGAGAAGATCTTCGGCAAGCAGGAATACAAGTTCCCGATCGCCTACGGACCGGAGCTCAACAAGGATTTGGAACTGGCGCTGTTTGCCGCCAAGATAGGTGCCTATGCGCAGGGCTTCGCGGTCATGGCGGAAGCGTCGCGCGAGTTCAACTGGTCGCTGCCGATGCCTGTTATCGCCAAGATCTGGCGTGCCGGCTGCATCATTCGTTCGCAGTTCCTCGATGAGATCACCTCGGCCTTTACCAAGGCTCCGGACGCTGCAAACCTGATCGTGACGCCGGCTTTCTCCGAGATGGTTGAGGAATCTCTGCCTGCCCTGCGCCGCGTGGTTGGTGCCGCACTGCAGGCCGGTCTGCCGGTTCCGGCGCTCACCTCGGCTCTGACTTACTTCGATGCCTATCGCCAGGGCCGCGGCACGGCCAACCTGATCCAGGCACAGCGCGACTTCTTCGGCGCACACGGCTTCGATCGCCTCGACGGCAAGGACTTCCACCATGGCCCGTGGGGCAGTGGTGCGGCGACGTTCTAA
- a CDS encoding VOC family protein: protein MTAATDDRRIDYVEFNVGNIEASKAFYGRAFGWSFTDYGPEYCEFDDGRLKGGFTTLGTPRPGGPLVVLYAHDLEAALSSVEGAGGKIVRPITGFPGGRRFHFSDPNGYELAVWTKS from the coding sequence ATGACGGCAGCAACGGACGACCGACGCATCGACTATGTCGAATTCAACGTCGGCAATATAGAAGCCTCCAAGGCATTCTACGGCAGGGCTTTCGGCTGGTCTTTTACCGACTACGGCCCCGAGTACTGCGAATTCGATGACGGACGACTAAAAGGTGGCTTTACGACGCTGGGCACTCCGAGGCCAGGCGGACCGCTCGTGGTCCTTTATGCGCACGATCTGGAAGCCGCCCTTTCAAGCGTGGAAGGTGCCGGCGGAAAAATAGTTCGCCCGATCACCGGTTTTCCCGGCGGTCGCCGGTTTCACTTCAGCGACCCGAATGGGTATGAGCTTGCCGTGTGGACGAAGAGTTGA
- a CDS encoding polyketide cyclase, translating into MSTMPARIIHRSIDRNWRDVYAFAAAPQNMPLWASGLASGLERNGDDWIATGALGTVKVSFVPHNEFGVIDHTVTIESGLRVYNALRIVPNGDGCEVMFTLLRIPGMTDEQFEADAAHIAKDLAALKALMEG; encoded by the coding sequence ATGTCTACGATGCCCGCCAGGATCATTCACCGTTCCATCGACAGGAATTGGCGTGACGTATATGCGTTTGCCGCCGCCCCGCAGAATATGCCGCTCTGGGCGTCAGGATTGGCCTCAGGGCTGGAGCGCAACGGCGATGACTGGATTGCCACAGGCGCGCTCGGCACGGTGAAGGTCAGTTTCGTCCCGCACAACGAGTTCGGCGTCATCGACCATACGGTGACGATCGAGAGCGGATTGCGCGTCTACAACGCACTCCGGATCGTGCCGAACGGCGACGGCTGCGAGGTCATGTTCACGCTGTTGCGTATCCCGGGCATGACGGATGAGCAGTTCGAGGCCGATGCCGCCCATATCGCGAAAGATCTCGCGGCATTGAAGGCATTGATGGAAGGATAG
- a CDS encoding ABC transporter substrate-binding protein → MNFRLMAAALAASVVLPLGAADATDLEVTHWWTSGGEAAAVAELAKAFDATGNKWVDGAIAGSGGTARPIMISRITGGDPMGATQFNHGRQAEELVQAGLMRDLTDVATAEHWKDIIRPSSLLDSCTIDGKIYCAPVNIHSWQWLWLSNAAFKKAGVEVPKNWDEFVAAAPALEKAGIVPLAVGGQPWQAAGAFDVLMVAIAGKDTFHKVFKDKDAEAAAGPEIAKVFKAADDARKMSKGSNVQDWNQATNLVITGKAGGQIMGDWAQGEFQLAGQKAGSDYTCLPGLGVNEIISTGGDAFYFPLLKDEAKSKAQDVLAKTLLDPKTQVAFNLKKGSLPVRGDVDLAAANDCMKKGLDILAKGNVIEGTDQLLSADSQKQKEDLFSEFFANPSMTPEAAQKRFAEIIASAD, encoded by the coding sequence ATGAATTTTCGTTTGATGGCGGCTGCACTTGCCGCTTCCGTCGTGCTGCCGCTCGGTGCGGCGGACGCGACCGATCTTGAAGTCACCCATTGGTGGACATCTGGCGGCGAAGCTGCTGCCGTGGCGGAACTCGCAAAGGCCTTCGATGCGACCGGCAACAAGTGGGTCGACGGCGCAATCGCCGGTTCCGGCGGTACTGCGCGTCCGATCATGATCAGCCGCATCACCGGCGGCGACCCGATGGGCGCGACACAATTCAACCACGGCCGCCAGGCGGAAGAACTGGTTCAGGCTGGGCTGATGCGCGATCTGACCGATGTCGCTACTGCCGAGCACTGGAAGGACATCATCCGTCCGTCGAGCCTGCTCGATTCTTGCACGATCGACGGCAAGATCTATTGCGCCCCGGTCAACATCCACTCCTGGCAGTGGCTGTGGCTCTCGAATGCAGCCTTCAAGAAGGCCGGCGTCGAAGTGCCGAAGAACTGGGACGAATTCGTCGCTGCTGCTCCCGCGCTTGAGAAGGCCGGCATCGTCCCGCTCGCCGTCGGTGGTCAGCCGTGGCAGGCTGCCGGCGCGTTCGACGTGTTGATGGTTGCCATCGCCGGCAAGGATACCTTCCATAAGGTATTCAAGGACAAGGACGCTGAAGCGGCTGCCGGTCCGGAGATCGCCAAGGTCTTCAAGGCTGCCGACGACGCTCGCAAGATGTCGAAGGGCAGCAACGTTCAGGACTGGAACCAGGCAACCAACCTCGTCATAACAGGCAAGGCCGGTGGCCAGATCATGGGTGACTGGGCGCAGGGCGAATTCCAGCTGGCCGGTCAGAAAGCCGGTTCCGACTATACCTGCCTTCCGGGCCTCGGCGTGAACGAGATCATCTCCACGGGTGGTGATGCCTTCTACTTCCCACTGCTCAAGGACGAAGCCAAGTCGAAGGCGCAGGATGTTCTCGCCAAGACGCTTCTCGATCCTAAGACGCAGGTTGCCTTCAACCTGAAGAAGGGCTCGCTGCCGGTGCGCGGCGACGTCGACCTCGCGGCCGCCAACGACTGCATGAAGAAGGGTCTCGATATCCTGGCCAAGGGTAACGTGATCGAAGGTACGGACCAACTTCTGTCGGCTGACAGCCAGAAGCAGAAGGAAGACCTCTTCTCCGAGTTCTTCGCAAATCCGTCGATGACTCCGGAAGCCGCTCAGAAGCGCTTCGCTGAGATCATCGCTTCTGCCGACTGA
- a CDS encoding lipid A biosynthesis lauroyl acyltransferase, whose protein sequence is MKLFITRIVLALDHFRQWLIAQTMFGFLNVLKLFPADGAINFADWLTRKLGPRMKRHRLMLANLRNAFPEKSEAELQEIALASWGNMGRLAAEYVFLDRLFDFDPERNEPGRVEVSGIPIFLDLRDNPRPFIVFTGHTGNFELLPVAGAAFGLYVSVLFRPPNNPYVAQKVFDFRSARMGKLVPSHAGSSFALARQLEAGQGVGVLVDQKFRKGLNTKFFGLDVKTNPLLGKLVRQFNCEVYPARCIRLPGNRYRLEIEPKIETPRDENGNLDMVATAQLLNDKVESWVREYPEQWLWYHDRWKIKHDVL, encoded by the coding sequence TTGAAGCTCTTCATCACGCGGATCGTCCTTGCGCTCGACCACTTTCGCCAGTGGTTGATTGCGCAGACCATGTTCGGTTTCCTGAACGTCCTGAAGCTGTTTCCGGCCGACGGTGCGATCAACTTTGCGGATTGGCTGACGCGCAAGCTCGGGCCACGCATGAAGCGCCATCGCCTGATGCTCGCCAATCTCCGCAATGCCTTTCCTGAGAAGAGCGAGGCGGAGCTCCAGGAGATTGCGTTGGCGAGTTGGGGGAACATGGGGCGGCTTGCTGCCGAGTATGTATTCCTCGACAGGCTGTTCGACTTCGATCCTGAACGCAATGAACCGGGCAGGGTGGAAGTCTCGGGCATACCGATCTTCCTCGATCTGCGCGACAATCCGCGTCCGTTTATCGTTTTCACAGGGCATACAGGCAATTTCGAGCTGCTGCCGGTGGCCGGCGCGGCGTTCGGACTCTATGTGTCCGTCCTCTTCCGTCCGCCGAACAATCCGTATGTCGCGCAGAAGGTTTTTGATTTTCGGAGCGCGCGAATGGGTAAGCTGGTGCCGTCTCACGCCGGCTCGTCTTTTGCGTTGGCGCGGCAGTTGGAGGCCGGGCAGGGCGTGGGCGTGCTGGTCGATCAGAAGTTCCGCAAGGGTCTGAACACCAAGTTCTTCGGGCTCGATGTGAAGACCAACCCGCTGCTCGGCAAGCTCGTCCGCCAGTTTAATTGCGAGGTTTATCCGGCGCGCTGCATCCGGCTGCCGGGCAACCGCTATCGGCTTGAAATCGAGCCGAAGATTGAGACGCCTCGGGATGAAAACGGTAATCTCGATATGGTCGCGACGGCGCAACTCCTGAACGATAAGGTGGAAAGCTGGGTGCGGGAATATCCCGAACAGTGGCTCTGGTATCACGATCGTTGGAAGATAAAGCACGACGTGCTGTAG
- a CDS encoding carbohydrate ABC transporter permease: MPDTIALKNTDTGIVTDKTLSGPRGPKPKRVISPRNIMLYGTLFVAAAYYLLPLYVMIVTSLKGMPEIRLGNIFSPPVEITFEPWVKAWATACTGLNCDGLSRGFWNSVRITVPSVVGSIAIASVNGYALANWRFKGSELFFSILVIGAFIPYQVMIYPIVIVLRELGIYGTLTGLIIVHSIFGMPILTLLFRNYFASLPQELFKAARIDGAGFWQIFLKIMVPMSLPIFVVAMILQVTGIWNDFLFGVVFTRPEYYPMTVQLNNIVNSVQGVKEYNVNMAATILTGLVPLVVYFVSGRLFVRGIAAGAVKG; this comes from the coding sequence GTGCCTGACACCATTGCTCTCAAGAACACGGATACCGGTATCGTGACGGACAAGACACTTTCCGGGCCGCGTGGTCCGAAGCCGAAGCGGGTGATTTCTCCGCGCAATATCATGCTCTACGGCACCCTTTTCGTCGCTGCGGCCTATTACCTGCTGCCGCTCTACGTGATGATCGTCACGTCGCTGAAAGGGATGCCCGAGATCCGTCTTGGCAACATCTTCTCACCGCCGGTCGAAATCACCTTCGAGCCTTGGGTCAAGGCATGGGCGACAGCCTGCACCGGCCTCAACTGCGACGGTCTTTCGCGTGGCTTCTGGAACTCGGTGCGGATCACAGTTCCTTCCGTGGTCGGCTCAATCGCAATCGCTTCGGTGAATGGCTATGCGCTTGCCAACTGGCGCTTCAAGGGATCGGAGCTGTTCTTCTCCATCCTCGTGATCGGTGCATTCATTCCCTACCAGGTCATGATCTATCCGATCGTCATCGTACTGCGTGAACTGGGGATCTACGGCACGCTGACCGGCCTGATTATCGTCCACAGCATCTTCGGCATGCCGATTCTGACACTGCTCTTCCGCAACTATTTCGCATCGTTGCCGCAGGAGCTGTTCAAGGCGGCGCGCATCGACGGCGCGGGCTTCTGGCAGATCTTCCTAAAGATTATGGTGCCCATGTCGCTGCCGATCTTCGTCGTCGCAATGATCCTGCAGGTCACCGGCATCTGGAACGACTTCCTCTTCGGCGTCGTCTTCACCCGGCCGGAATATTATCCGATGACCGTCCAGCTCAACAACATCGTCAATTCTGTCCAGGGCGTGAAGGAATACAACGTCAACATGGCCGCAACCATCCTCACGGGTCTGGTGCCGCTGGTTGTGTATTTCGTGTCAGGGCGACTTTTCGTCCGCGGCATTGCCGCTGGCGCAGTGAAAGGCTGA
- a CDS encoding isochorismatase family protein, giving the protein MTTALLIIDVQNAILAGKGTPERQPIIDAALNETVSRLQSLRAEAHRVEAPVVLVQHDGDPGHRLAVGTTGWAIRSELSPAEGDTIVHKKSSDSFFETDLADRLAERNVTHLIVGGCMTQFCVDTTVRRAVSLGYDVTLVGDGHTTADSDTLNFADIVAHHNETLDDFDAGSARILVRPMADIRF; this is encoded by the coding sequence ATGACGACGGCACTGCTGATCATCGACGTACAAAACGCCATCCTTGCGGGAAAAGGTACTCCCGAGCGTCAACCCATCATCGATGCTGCGCTGAATGAAACGGTTTCACGGCTCCAGTCGCTTCGTGCCGAGGCCCATCGCGTCGAGGCACCGGTCGTGCTCGTCCAGCACGACGGCGATCCCGGTCATCGCCTGGCGGTCGGCACTACCGGCTGGGCCATCCGGTCGGAACTATCGCCTGCCGAGGGCGACACCATTGTTCACAAGAAGAGCTCAGACTCGTTCTTCGAAACGGATCTTGCCGACCGATTGGCGGAGCGAAATGTCACGCATCTGATCGTTGGCGGCTGCATGACGCAGTTTTGCGTCGACACGACAGTCAGGCGTGCGGTGTCGCTGGGCTATGATGTTACGCTGGTTGGCGATGGCCATACGACGGCCGACTCCGATACGCTGAACTTCGCCGATATCGTCGCGCATCACAACGAAACGCTCGACGATTTCGATGCCGGCAGCGCCCGCATCCTGGTCCGTCCGATGGCGGATATTCGCTTCTGA
- a CDS encoding PAS domain-containing protein, producing MLGLFRAFSLCCAQIDAAIAAGDDARVNTLDCSIEPLVDAILGYPAANILEVHTQLEFVGCLIDQYAEDSESVRAYVALLSELMEKYFGGAAPPWRMPPSVERPPVAAPLAFTPNVDNGNFLNAAILEAIPDRVAVLTRDYRYLYSNTVNSAYLGRKPIDMIGRHLIEFIGEKRFYEGAKAKLDACFAGCGSDYAYVRRDSDAVKTVRCRMSPLHDSSGGVIGALIILQHAGATASTVAA from the coding sequence TTGCTAGGGCTTTTTCGGGCGTTCTCATTGTGTTGTGCGCAGATCGACGCAGCAATCGCTGCGGGCGACGATGCGCGCGTGAACACGCTCGATTGCTCAATCGAGCCTCTTGTCGATGCTATCCTTGGATACCCAGCCGCAAATATTCTCGAAGTTCATACGCAGCTCGAGTTCGTCGGCTGCCTGATCGATCAGTATGCTGAGGACAGCGAATCTGTGCGCGCCTATGTCGCACTGCTTTCCGAACTTATGGAAAAGTATTTTGGCGGAGCGGCACCGCCTTGGCGCATGCCGCCGTCCGTCGAGCGGCCGCCTGTGGCTGCCCCCCTTGCGTTTACGCCGAACGTCGACAACGGCAACTTCCTGAACGCTGCGATCCTGGAGGCGATACCGGACCGCGTCGCGGTGCTGACGCGGGATTATCGCTATCTCTATTCCAACACGGTCAACTCGGCATATCTCGGCAGGAAGCCGATCGATATGATCGGCCGTCACCTGATCGAGTTCATTGGCGAGAAGCGCTTTTACGAGGGCGCGAAGGCGAAGCTCGACGCTTGTTTTGCCGGGTGCGGGAGCGATTACGCTTACGTGCGCCGCGACAGCGACGCCGTGAAGACGGTTCGCTGCCGCATGTCGCCACTGCACGATTCCTCGGGTGGCGTGATCGGGGCGCTGATCATTCTCCAGCATGCGGGGGCGACTGCCTCGACCGTCGCTGCCTGA
- a CDS encoding carbohydrate ABC transporter permease, whose protein sequence is MTGQAKAGRPNQLLRNLNSKIASIPMILTALVIFLGGTVWTVFYSFTNSKLLPRLSFVGFDQYKRLWAAPRWIVSIENLAVYGVLSLIFSLVIGFVLAALMDQKIRFENTFRTIFLYPFALSFIVTGLVWQWVLNPEFGIQSVVRSLGWTSFTFDPLYTPSIVIYGVLIAALWQGTGLVMCLMLAGLRGIDEDIWKASRVDGIPMWKTYLFIVIPMMRPVFITTLVIIASGIVKVYDLVVAQTSGGPGISSEVPAKYVYDYMFQAQNLGQGFAASTMMLVTVAIIIVPWAYLEFGGGRKRA, encoded by the coding sequence ATGACGGGTCAAGCGAAAGCAGGCCGGCCAAATCAGTTACTGCGCAATCTGAATTCGAAGATTGCATCCATCCCCATGATCCTCACCGCCCTCGTTATCTTTCTCGGCGGCACGGTCTGGACGGTATTCTATTCATTCACCAACTCGAAGCTCCTTCCGCGGTTGAGCTTTGTCGGTTTCGATCAATACAAGCGCCTTTGGGCTGCTCCGCGCTGGATCGTCTCCATCGAGAACCTTGCCGTCTACGGCGTTCTCTCGCTCATTTTCAGCCTTGTCATCGGCTTCGTGCTGGCGGCGCTGATGGACCAGAAGATCCGGTTCGAGAATACGTTCCGCACGATCTTCCTTTACCCCTTTGCCCTGTCCTTCATCGTGACGGGTCTCGTTTGGCAGTGGGTTCTCAATCCGGAGTTTGGCATCCAGTCGGTGGTGCGTTCGCTCGGCTGGACGAGCTTCACCTTCGATCCGCTCTATACGCCGAGCATCGTCATTTACGGTGTTCTGATCGCAGCACTCTGGCAGGGAACCGGGCTCGTCATGTGCCTGATGCTCGCCGGTCTGCGCGGTATCGACGAGGATATCTGGAAGGCCTCGCGCGTCGACGGTATCCCGATGTGGAAGACCTATCTTTTCATTGTCATTCCGATGATGCGGCCGGTGTTCATTACCACGCTCGTCATCATCGCCAGCGGCATTGTCAAGGTCTACGACCTCGTGGTGGCGCAAACCAGCGGCGGTCCCGGCATTTCGTCGGAAGTGCCCGCCAAGTACGTCTACGACTACATGTTCCAGGCGCAGAATCTGGGTCAAGGCTTCGCGGCATCGACCATGATGCTTGTGACCGTCGCAATTATCATCGTTCCCTGGGCTTATCTGGAATTCGGGGGAGGGCGTAAACGTGCCTGA
- a CDS encoding IS701 family transposase — translation MSVSSWTGTAIDWERELSALKVQLFSVFRRSEARETCSTFIDGLLSGIERKTGWLMAEQAGFSRPWRTQALLGRSNWDADRMRDIVFDYVVETLGDPSGVLVVDETGFVKKGEHSVGVSRQYSGTAGRIENCQIGVFITYASRFGQALIDRRLYLPEAWATDEKRRNDAAVPKETVFATKPAMARAMLGEALDKGVPCAWVLADAVYGSDYKTRRMLEERQQPYVLSVRSNQTLRLLTDEGLLQTDPRDMADDLPDDAWQALPAGEGAKGLRLYDWARISLPYAVAPGFARYVLIRKSRSNPDAVSYYLVFAPAEATLAELAGAAGLRWTIEECFQRAKDDLGLDHCEARSWHGWHRHMTLVMAAAAFLTRLSADLRRSAFGKPNERSPNPSIAA, via the coding sequence ATGAGCGTTTCATCGTGGACTGGCACTGCGATTGATTGGGAGCGTGAGCTTTCGGCACTTAAGGTTCAGCTTTTCTCGGTGTTTCGTCGCAGCGAGGCGAGAGAGACGTGTTCAACGTTCATTGATGGCCTTTTGTCTGGAATAGAACGCAAAACTGGTTGGCTGATGGCCGAACAGGCGGGCTTTTCCAGGCCGTGGCGGACTCAGGCTCTATTGGGTCGCTCGAATTGGGACGCAGACCGAATGCGTGACATTGTTTTCGATTATGTTGTGGAGACACTGGGCGATCCGTCGGGTGTTTTGGTGGTCGATGAGACTGGCTTTGTCAAAAAAGGTGAGCATTCTGTCGGTGTTTCGCGCCAGTATTCTGGAACGGCGGGCCGCATCGAGAACTGCCAGATTGGCGTTTTTATTACCTATGCCAGCCGCTTTGGTCAGGCGCTGATCGACCGCAGGCTCTATTTGCCCGAGGCATGGGCAACAGATGAGAAGCGCCGAAACGACGCCGCGGTTCCCAAGGAAACCGTTTTTGCCACCAAGCCGGCTATGGCGCGGGCGATGCTCGGTGAGGCGCTCGACAAGGGAGTACCATGCGCATGGGTTCTGGCAGATGCCGTCTATGGCAGTGATTATAAAACCCGCCGCATGCTTGAGGAACGCCAACAACCCTATGTTCTGTCCGTCCGGTCCAATCAAACATTGCGGTTGTTGACAGACGAGGGCTTACTGCAAACCGATCCCCGAGACATGGCAGACGATTTACCCGATGACGCATGGCAGGCATTGCCGGCGGGTGAAGGCGCCAAAGGACTGCGGCTTTACGATTGGGCGCGCATATCTTTGCCGTACGCTGTGGCGCCTGGCTTTGCCCGCTACGTGCTGATCCGCAAAAGCCGCTCCAACCCAGATGCGGTGAGCTATTATCTGGTCTTTGCGCCTGCAGAAGCCACCCTTGCAGAACTGGCGGGTGCGGCAGGTTTGCGCTGGACAATTGAGGAATGTTTCCAGCGCGCGAAGGATGATCTCGGCCTCGACCACTGCGAGGCCCGATCCTGGCACGGCTGGCACCGCCATATGACGTTGGTCATGGCGGCGGCCGCTTTCCTCACAAGGCTCAGTGCTGATTTGCGTCGTTCGGCGTTTGGCAAACCGAACGAAAGGAGTCCAAATCCGTCAATCGCTGCCTGA
- a CDS encoding helix-turn-helix domain-containing protein → MSSAAPQDDAVLATRAGRYREYAPSPVLGAHFCCLWSHDIHDGANQRIAIVPDGYCDIVWMGGRLVVAGPDRSSAFPFLAGSERIVGARFAPGAAAEWLNVPLCDIVGQSIPLEDFWGAPALRLNELLSGCAEPHERLLQLKAALEQKAAKREPPASDMGSVFARASDISKSENVADVMLDELSIGARQLRRRCHTHFGYGPKTLARIRRFQGMLGLCRSSKVLPLAELAVAAGYADQAHMTRDAREISTLTPMQLQQQIAG, encoded by the coding sequence ATGAGTAGCGCAGCACCACAAGACGATGCCGTTTTGGCCACACGCGCTGGCCGATACAGGGAGTATGCGCCCTCGCCTGTGCTTGGGGCTCATTTTTGCTGCCTTTGGTCACATGATATCCATGACGGAGCCAATCAGAGGATCGCGATCGTGCCGGACGGCTATTGCGACATCGTCTGGATGGGAGGCAGGCTTGTGGTCGCCGGGCCGGACCGCAGCAGTGCTTTCCCGTTCCTTGCCGGTAGCGAGAGAATAGTGGGCGCGCGCTTCGCCCCGGGCGCAGCGGCCGAGTGGCTCAATGTGCCGCTCTGCGACATCGTCGGCCAGTCAATTCCTCTGGAGGATTTCTGGGGCGCTCCGGCGCTGAGATTGAATGAATTGCTGAGCGGCTGTGCCGAACCGCATGAACGGCTGCTGCAGTTGAAGGCGGCGCTCGAGCAGAAAGCCGCCAAACGCGAGCCACCGGCAAGCGACATGGGCTCAGTATTTGCGCGGGCGAGCGATATTTCGAAGTCCGAGAACGTGGCCGATGTGATGCTCGACGAACTCTCCATCGGCGCGCGCCAGCTTCGCCGACGTTGCCACACTCATTTCGGCTACGGGCCGAAGACCCTCGCCCGAATTCGCCGGTTTCAGGGCATGCTCGGCCTCTGCCGGAGCAGCAAGGTCCTTCCGCTCGCGGAGTTGGCCGTAGCGGCCGGCTATGCCGATCAGGCTCATATGACCCGCGACGCACGGGAAATCTCCACGCTGACACCTATGCAGCTTCAGCAACAGATAGCCGGCTGA
- a CDS encoding LacI family transcriptional regulator: MENKANFAGAVSEATRERPTLKTIAFMTGLGVTTVSRALKDAPDIGAETKERVRMVARQLGYQPNRAGVRLRTGKTNVIALVLSIDEEIMGFSSQMVFGISEVLTGTPYHIVVTPHSHSKDPMLPVRYILETGSADGVIISRIEPDDPRVRLLTEHSMPFATHGRTDAGLTHPFHDFDNEAFAHQAVEKLVGRGRKRIALLQPPSKLTYYTHTRIGFQTGLHDYGAEEVPLRVTIDNPLEEIRNAVEVMMRAQNAPDGIVCSAGSAAIAVNAGIEAAGKRLGHDVDMVSKESAPILNWIRPEIITAYEDVRHAGREMAKAVIARIDGIEPELLQSISQPVWSRRSI, from the coding sequence ATGGAAAACAAAGCGAATTTTGCAGGAGCGGTCTCCGAGGCAACTCGAGAGCGGCCGACACTGAAAACGATTGCCTTCATGACCGGGCTCGGCGTGACGACGGTATCGCGCGCGCTCAAGGATGCTCCTGACATCGGTGCGGAAACCAAGGAACGCGTGCGCATGGTCGCCCGCCAGCTTGGCTACCAGCCGAACAGGGCCGGCGTGCGCCTGCGAACCGGCAAGACCAACGTCATTGCGCTGGTGTTGAGCATCGATGAAGAAATCATGGGCTTCAGCAGCCAGATGGTATTCGGCATCTCGGAGGTGTTGACCGGCACACCCTACCATATCGTCGTCACGCCGCACTCCCACAGCAAGGATCCGATGCTGCCGGTACGCTACATCCTGGAAACAGGGTCCGCCGACGGCGTCATCATCTCGCGCATCGAGCCCGACGATCCACGTGTTCGCCTGCTCACAGAGCACAGCATGCCCTTTGCCACGCACGGGCGCACCGATGCCGGCCTCACCCATCCCTTTCACGACTTCGACAACGAGGCTTTCGCCCATCAGGCCGTCGAAAAGCTGGTCGGCAGGGGCCGCAAGCGCATTGCGCTGCTCCAGCCTCCAAGCAAGCTGACGTACTACACGCACACGCGCATCGGATTTCAGACCGGACTGCATGACTACGGAGCCGAGGAAGTGCCGTTACGCGTGACGATCGACAACCCGCTAGAGGAAATCCGCAATGCCGTCGAGGTGATGATGCGCGCCCAGAATGCGCCTGACGGCATCGTCTGCTCAGCCGGAAGCGCCGCCATCGCCGTCAACGCGGGTATCGAGGCCGCCGGCAAGCGACTTGGCCACGACGTCGACATGGTCTCCAAGGAATCGGCGCCGATCCTCAACTGGATCCGTCCCGAGATCATCACCGCCTATGAGGATGTCCGCCATGCCGGGCGGGAAATGGCGAAGGCGGTCATAGCGCGCATCGACGGAATCGAGCCGGAGCTGCTGCAAAGCATCAGCCAGCCCGTCTGGTCGCGGAGGAGCATTTAG